In Ochotona princeps isolate mOchPri1 chromosome 21, mOchPri1.hap1, whole genome shotgun sequence, a single genomic region encodes these proteins:
- the LOC131482931 gene encoding spermatogenesis-associated protein 31E1-like — protein sequence MEGHLPLRCVRATCPGPSFTFWVVDIILPILCGVGIFLLILPCLKSDPSSPPARNKNIRKSPAQRRRESGSRKKSVALKACREFLKEVEEASGLIAPLQSPQGRTPDKNRALHLLYQDSLGEEYQPPLTVASPTTLTPLTSSAPLVQAPLHLSSCLSQISHEIQSDLQRIPVGPIPENSPSGNSYLTSHIMAISGLSWLSGLFSLFWWWAAAKTLLLCASLPGRAQQKNLCHHSPDASGWGDPTRRQIEAGASSFISSDVQKLLEKLISKRVEQRWEGKYTEESFLKETCPDCHLTSLRTLLQSLSDKQGTTMLQPSCRIKKKPVQLPGAQQISYPKVFRDHLESEYSQLFWGLPSLHSESLVANVHVSTKSLKLRNPSIKFNVGSSPSPGHSHAKDTMLGQSLPKGLSYPGQRQIPDHVPCFPPTKTMLSPSDGRTCKTSCPTSQQRARSIIPVYNEQMEWPFQKPDKLRRALISHCQKSQEVTGQSTPRLPHGNQDYTASYWTSQEKPPSVISTKARKMEQPLQKQQKQRKALASHLPNSQETTGQPTARFLQDSQASYTFKTSSALPGYSISTKLRDPQKQQSQMRVFKDEHQDGALYRAGASLEVVQPKGKTLPVSKCQTKDFHHSCQSNPFTGIRSNEEQLMGSMRSRRIFGKGSVRFKLDKPIRNLGQETNYPEDLVWGPGSTSTRFLESRKSERCLARPGKGFYETFIAGGLNKKYIEKTLKAHLGRKLGQIHEGKIPVKVRRSWFAVNCASPKIYIHPKSRNLASPKGQKCCINTSRELSFLDPLTQQMLETHIIRFRVRQKWGLHLQALEPKNLSLGVVQTLPLPQSTLRQSGAKLKAKATGSLREPTWKDPGKKMMTKKSVPMLKNSPFPPSPAPKEVKRTLRMTSFGSNLRPPMTPQTGQQGRLPAQPLTYKLPGRSSESHAAQGTGRDGLEVSSRQVMAKYGAHKQTRDVALSDPCCSTSILVTKAGSPPPRAEETKGLAKEKVSSWEVSVETSTAAHSHVNVSLKGVESLGMKKTPYENSNGQYAGQPCMKRLITKELELQVDVESENQPQDMTTSTVQQDQLPLLLSSTAISASQGPLGISKSVSTDDMLALQGLGEPLSRERSSQGQEPQISKLKVPQKSVSKTFGPPDKREICRRPKPAEKEERATRQKILSAHGRSLPAQGRDTGHTLGSKSSPLLPGSQAKNTVCISPTTKGKEKTDFLQNVKPASTIARSKGTVISRYFVEKKEQEARAIMTFVAKILADKLRLHYGHGSLELSWAREDAETVVGRHSCNRGGPLYLEHRKAVTEMDFGHKVTPKDQRYAIKNKYTKDRESNRGASPRKPVSQASPCQFRSTASAPGHLHHYSSERGVERCVLSHQPGHVSHPFPGAKASLLERCQFVRRKIV from the exons ATGGAgggacatcttcctctgagaTGCGTGAGAGCCACATGCCCGGGCCCCAGCTTCACTTTCTGGGTGGTGGACATCATCTTGCCGATACTGTGTGGTGTGGGGATCTTCCTCCTGATACTCCCCTGTCTCAAGAGTGACCCATCCTCACCACCTGCTAGAAACAAGAACATCAGGAAG AGTCCAGcacaaagaaggagggagagcgGGAGCCGGAAGAAGAGTGTTGCTCTGAAAG CCTGTAGGGAATTTCTGAAGGAAGTAGAGGAGGCATCGGGCCTGATTGCACCTCTTCAAAG CCCCCAGGGCAGAACCCCTGACAAGAACAGAGCTCTGCATCTTTTATATCAGGACTCCCTTGGAGAGGAGTACCAACCACCATTGACTGTTGCTTCACCCACAACCTTGACGCCACTGACTTCCTCAGCTCCTTTGGTCCAGGCTCCTTTGCATCTATCCTCTTGCCTGTCACAGATATCTCATGAAATccagtctgatttacagagaatcCCAGTGGGCCCTATTCCAGAAAACTCTCCTTCCGGTAACTCCTATCTGACCTCTCACATCATGGCCATCTCAGGCCTGAGCTGGTTAAGTGGTTTATTTTCACTCTTCTGGTGGTGGGCAGCTGCCAAGACCTTGCTGCTCTGTGCTTCACTGCCTGGCAGAGCCCAACAAAAGAATCTCTGCCATCATTCACCAGATGCCTCAGGCTGGGGAGATCCCACACGTAGGCAAATAGAAGCTGGCGCTTCCTCTTTCATCAGCTCTGATGTTCAAAAGTTGCTAGAGAAACTCATTTCCAAGAGAGTAGAACAGAGATGGGAGGGAAAATACACTGAGGAGTCATTTCTGAAAGAAACGTGCCCAGATTGCCATCTGACTTCTCTGAGGACTCTTTTGCAGTCACTGAGTGACAAGCAGGGTACCACCATGTTACAGCCATCGTgcagaataaaaaagaaaccagtGCAGCTGCCAGGTGCTCAGCAGATCTCTTACCCGAAGGTCTTTAGAgatcacttggaaagtgaatacAGCCAGCTCTTCTGGGGCCTCCCCTCCCTGCACAGTGAGTCTCTGGTGGCTAATGTCCATGTATCCACAAAGTCTCTCAAGTTACGAAATCCCTCAATTAAATTCAATGTCGGCTCTAGTCCATCTCCAGGTCACAGTCATGCCAAAGACACTATGTTGGGCCAATCCTTGCCCAAAGGTTTGTCCTACCCAGGTCAGAGACAGATACCAGATCACGTCCCATGCTTTCCCCCCACAAAAACAATGTTGTCTCCATCTGATGGTAGGACCTGCAAAACGTCCTGCCCTACATCCCAGCAGAGGGCACGATCTATCATCCCAGTTTATAATGAACAAATGGAATGGCCCTTTCAGAAGCCAGACAAACTGAGAAGGGCCTTAATTTCTCATTGCCAAAAATCTCAAGAAGTCACTGGCCAATCCACTCCCAGGCTTCCCCATGGAAATCAGGACTATACTGCATCCTACTGGACATCTCAGGAGAAGCCACCGTCTGTCATCTCCACCAAAGCTCGAAAAATGGAACAGCCcttgcagaagcagcagaaacagagaaaggcttTAGCCTCTCATCTCCCAAACTCACAGGAAACCACTGGCCAACCCACTGCCAGATTTCTCCAGGACAGCCAGGCCTCCTACACATTCAAGACTTCCTCTGCTCTTCCTGGCTATTCTATCAGCACTAAGCTCCGGGACCCACAAAAGCAACAGAGTCAGATGAGAGTCTTCAAAGATGAACATCAGGATGGTGCCCTCTACAGGGCTGGAGCATCTTTGGAAGTAGTGCAGCCTAAGGGAAAAACCTTACCGGTCTCCAAGTGCCAAACAAAGGACTTCCATCATTCCTGCCAATCCAATCCATTTACAGGTATACGCAGCAATGAAGAACAGCTGATGGGATCCATGCGTTCCAGAAGAATTTTTGGCAAGGGTTCAGTAAGATTCAAACTAGACAAGCCAATCAGAAATCTAGGACAAGAAACAAATTACCCAGAAGATCTAGTTTGGGGTCCTGGAAGTACTTCAACGAGGTTTCTGGAGAGTAGGAAATCAGAAAGGTGCTTGGCAAGACCTGGAAAGGGTTTCTATGAAACGTTTATAGCTGGGGGTTTAAACAAGAAGTATATTGAGAAAACCCTGAAAGCCCATTTGGGCAGGAAGTTGGGTCAAATTCATGAGGGCAAGATACCTGTGAAAGTGCGGCGATCCTGGTTTGCAGTCAATTGCGCTTCTCCCAAGATTTATATCCACCCTAAATCCAGAAATCTAGCCTCTCCTAAAGGCCAGAAGTGCTGTATAAACACCTCAAGGGAGCTTTCATTCCTTGACCCACTTACTCAACAGATGCTAGAAACACACATTATAAGGTTCAGAGTGAGGCAAAAGTGGGGGCTACACCTTCAGGCTCTTGAGCCTAAAAATCTCAGTCTAGGTGTGGTTCAAACTTTGCCCCTTCCACAGTCAACCTTGCGTCAGTCTGGGGCCAAGCTGAAAGCCAAGGCTACTGGCTCCCTGAGAGAACCTACTTGGAAAGATCCAGGAAAGAAGATGATGACCAAAAAATCAGTTCCCATGCTGAAGAATTCCCCATTTCCCCCCTCACCTGCCCCAAAAGAAGTCAAGAGGACCCTGAGAATGACTTCATTTGGCAGTAACCTTAGGCCTCCAATGACCCCTCAGACTGGACAGCAGGGCAGACTACCTGCTCAGCCCCTCACTTACAAACTTCCAGGAAGATCCAGCGAGAGTCATGCTGCACAGGGAACCGGAAGGGATGGCCTGGAAGTGAGCTCAAGGCAGGTCATGGCCAAGTACGGGGCACATAAGCAGACAAGAGATGTTGCATTGTCAGACCCTTGCTGCAGCACAAGCATATTGGTGACCAAGGCAGGATCCCCACCTCCAAGAGCCGAAGAGACCAAAGGCCTGGCTAAAGAGAAAGTCTCCTCTTGGGAAGTCTCTGTGGAAACCAGCACGGCAGCACACTCCCACGTCAATGTGAGCCTGAAGGGTGTCGAGTCTCTGGGGATGAAGAAAACACCCTATGAAAATTCCAATGGCCAGTATGCAGGACAGCCATGCATGAAAAGACTGATTACTAAGGAACTGGAGCTCCAGGTGGATGTGGAGTCAGAGAACCAGCCTCAAGACATGACCACTAGTACTGTTCAGCAAGACCAGCTGCCTTTGCTGCTGTCTTCCACAGCCATCTCAGCATCTCAGGGCCCACTGGGCATCTCAAAGAGTGTGTCCACTGATGACATGCTAGCTTTGCAGGGGCTTGGTGAGCCTCTATCAAGGGAAAGAAGCAGCCAGGGACAAGAACCCCAAATCTCCAAATTGAAGGTCCCACAGAAGAGTGTGAGCAAGACATTTGGTCCTCCTGACAAAAGAGAGATCTGCAGGAGACCCAAAccagcagagaaggaagaaagggccacaagacagaagatcttatcTGCCCATGGGAGGAGTCTTCCTGCCCAGGGCAGGGATACAGGACACACCCTCGGGAGTAAGTCTTCCCCACTCCTGCCAGGAAGCCAAGCCAAGAATACGGTATGCATTAGTCCCACCACAAAAGGCAAAGAGAAGACAGATTTTCTACAAAATGTGAAGCCCGCATCTACCATTGCCCGGAGCAAGGGGACCGTCATAAGTAGATATTTTGTGGAGAAGAAGGAGCAGGAGGCTCGGGCCATCATGACATTTGTTGCCAAGATCCTGGCAGACAAATTGCGGCTTCATTATGGACATGGTTCCTTAGAGTTAAGTTGGGCTAGGGAGGATGCCGAAACCGTGGTGGGGCGACATTCATGCAACCGTGGGGGTCCCTTGTACCTAGAACACAGGAAAGCGGTGACAGAAATGGACTTTGGCCACAAAGTCACTCCCAAAGACCAGAGATACGCCATCAAGAATAAATATACTAAAGACAGGGAAAGCAACCGGGGTGCCTCACCCAGGAAACCTGTGTCCCAAGCCAGTCCCTGCCAGTTCAGAAGTACGGCGAGTGCCCCTGGTCACCTTCACCATTACTCATCAGAGAGGGGCGTTGAAAGATGTGTCTTATCTCATCAGCCAGGACATGTTTCTCACCCCTTTCCTGGTGCAAAAGCTTCTCTACTAGAAAGATGTCAGTTTGTGCGGAGAAAAATTGTTTAG